Proteins encoded by one window of Candidatus Fermentibacter sp.:
- a CDS encoding DUF362 domain-containing protein — MSDVCLRQGLRYDRDELAPVLAGMVEAAGGWPAKAVPGARVLLKVNMLAAKDPSRGITTHPEVVAAMAMLFKARGCSVAVGDSPGGAIGGIERYWRNCGFDPLAGDPGVELVSFERAGSVELEAGGRTYRIAKPVLEYDVLVNMCKFKTHMYCRLTNAVKNCFGAVPGIGKAMIHSYAVRPRILAGYIADIYTLVPFDMAVMDAILAMDGRGPGTDGHPRMDGILGVAKDGVLLDMVMSSVAGLGPEDLDTTREVRRRGLGKPFREITVDGTAVLPGFDIPSTWFYDYIPHFAGALARAFVKTVPAAGAKCTGCGFCAKSCPVGAIEIREGRARMDRRKCIVCLCCHELCPENAIAVRNPLKRRSRGGEATPAAGR; from the coding sequence ATGAGTGACGTCTGCCTGCGCCAGGGGCTCCGGTACGACAGGGACGAGCTCGCGCCCGTGCTCGCAGGGATGGTGGAGGCCGCCGGCGGGTGGCCCGCGAAGGCCGTGCCCGGCGCGAGGGTGCTCCTCAAGGTCAACATGCTGGCCGCGAAGGACCCTTCGCGGGGCATCACGACCCACCCGGAGGTCGTCGCCGCGATGGCCATGCTCTTCAAGGCGCGGGGATGCAGCGTGGCGGTCGGCGACAGCCCGGGCGGAGCCATAGGAGGCATCGAGCGCTACTGGAGGAACTGCGGGTTCGATCCGCTGGCCGGGGATCCCGGAGTCGAGCTCGTTTCCTTCGAGCGGGCCGGCAGCGTCGAGCTCGAGGCGGGCGGCAGGACGTACCGCATCGCGAAACCGGTCCTGGAGTACGACGTCCTGGTCAACATGTGCAAGTTCAAGACCCACATGTACTGCCGGCTCACGAACGCCGTGAAGAACTGCTTCGGAGCCGTCCCAGGGATCGGCAAGGCGATGATACACAGCTACGCAGTCAGGCCGCGCATCCTGGCCGGCTACATCGCCGACATCTACACGCTCGTCCCGTTCGACATGGCCGTGATGGACGCGATCCTCGCCATGGACGGGCGCGGGCCCGGCACCGACGGGCATCCCAGGATGGACGGCATCCTGGGCGTGGCGAAGGACGGGGTCCTGCTCGACATGGTCATGTCATCCGTCGCCGGCCTCGGGCCCGAGGATCTGGACACCACCCGCGAGGTCCGCAGGAGGGGTCTCGGGAAGCCCTTCCGGGAGATCACGGTCGACGGGACCGCCGTCCTCCCCGGCTTCGACATCCCCTCGACCTGGTTCTACGATTACATCCCCCACTTCGCCGGTGCGCTGGCCAGGGCGTTCGTGAAGACGGTCCCTGCGGCGGGCGCGAAGTGCACGGGCTGCGGATTCTGCGCGAAGAGCTGCCCCGTGGGGGCGATAGAGATAAGGGAAGGCCGGGCGAGGATGGATCGCAGGAAGTGCATCGTCTGCCTGTGCTGCCACGAGCTCTGTCCGGAGAACGCGATCGCGGTCCGCAATCCGCTGAAGAGAAGGAGCCGCGGCGGGGAGGCTACTCCAGCGGCAGGTAGATGA